Proteins from one Carassius gibelio isolate Cgi1373 ecotype wild population from Czech Republic chromosome A25, carGib1.2-hapl.c, whole genome shotgun sequence genomic window:
- the LOC127946796 gene encoding hyaluronidase-4-like, protein MPGVPRGALQHHTVPVACAIICSWLLILVHSAFCQKPAKLPLVGRKPFLAAWNAPLDMCTLKYNINVSLELFHISGSPRAVHTGQNVTIFYANRLGYYPFYNEQGVPINGGLPQNSSLEAHLHKARKDIAHFIPSEDFRGLAVIDWEFWRPQWNRNWHKKEIYRQRSQELIAQAYLNVTEEQVEELARLRFEKSAMEFMQGTLKLGTQTRPHGLWGFYLYPDCHNYNVHAHNYSGTCPLQESHRNDQLFWLWNSSTAFFPALAIRKGHMDSIRNLHFSQNRVLESLRLASLTSMPYELPTFVYTRLGYRDEAMTFLTQKDLIHTIGESAALGAAGFVIWGDLNLTSSRHNCSKVKAFLNHRLGQYITNVTQAAEICSHLLCQNNGRCVRRDPQAPHYLHLSRGNYRILSNRNGTFTVTVLDQTKNERQMLTDRFRCHCYQGYEGERCDSIEPEETEEDNMIKEDVEEEKMEESKVYKDIRDSAVPLQNAFILTALLLLLNFSSI, encoded by the exons ATGCCCGGTGTGCCCCGTGGGGCCTTGCAACATCACACTGTGCCCGTAGCCTGTGCCATTATCTGTTCCTGGCTGTTGATCCTGGTCCATTCTGCCTTTTGCCAGAAACCTGCAAAGCTGCCTCTGGTGGGCCGCAAGCCTTTCCTGGCAGCCTGGAATGCTCCACTGGATATGTGTACGCTGAAGTACAATATCAATGTCAGCCTTGAACTTTTCCATATCAGCGGTAGTCCACGAGCCGTCCACACGGGCCAGAATGTCACCATCTTCTATGCCAACCGCCTGGGTTACTACCCTTTCTACAACGAGCAAGGGGTTCCCATCAATGGAGGCCTACCTCAGAACAGCAGCCTTGAAGCACATCTTCACAAAGCCCGAAAAGACATAGCACACTTCATCCCTTCTGAAGATTTCCGGGGCCTGGCTGTGATCGACTGGGAGTTCTGGCGGCCACAGTGGAATCGTAACTGGCACAAGAAAGAAATTTACAGACAGCGTTCACAAGAGCTGATTGCACAGGCCTACCTTAATGTGACCGAGGAACAGGTGGAAGAGCTGGCACGCTTGCGCTTCGAGAAGAGTGCCATGGAGTTCATGCAGGGCACGCTGAAGCTTGGTACACAAACTCGTCCACATGGACTCTGGGGTTTTTATCTCTACCCTGACTGTCACAATTACAATGTACATGCACACAACTACAGTGGCACATGCCCCCTACAGGAGAGCCATCGTAATGACCAGCTGTTCTGGTTGTGGAACAGCAGCACTGCCTTCTTCCCAGCCCTCGCTATACGCAAAGGCCACATGGACAGCATTCGCAACCTGCACTTCTCACAGAACAGGGTACTGGAGTCTCTGCGACTGGCCTCCCTTACCTCAATGCCCTATGAGCTGCCTACATTTGTATACACACGCTTGGGGTATAGAGATGAGGCCATGACTTTTCTGACCCAG AAGGACTTGATACATACAATAGGAGAAAGTGCTGCTTTGGGTGCTGCAGGATTCGTCATTTGGGGAGATCTTAACCTTACTTCTTCAAGG CACAACTGTTCCAAAGTGAAGGCTTTTCTGAACCATAGACTGGGTCAGTACATCACTAACGTTACGCAGGCAGCAGAAATTTGTAGCCACTTACTGTGTCAGAACAATGGCCGCTGTGTCCGTAGAGACCCACAGGCACCACACTACCTGCACCTGAGCCGCGGCAACTATCGGATCCTGTCTAATCGCAATGGCACCTTCACCGTGACCGTCCTCGATCAAACGAAGAACGAGCGCCAGATGCTGACTGACAGGTTCCGCTGTCACTGTTACCAGGGGTATGAAGGAGAGCGCTGTGATAGCATAGAGCCGGAGGAGACAGAGGAGGACAACATGATAAAAGAGGATGTAGAGGAGGAGAAAATGGAGGAATCAAAGGTCTACAAAGACATAAGAGATAGTGCTGTGCCTTTACAAAACGCCTTCATCCTGACTGCTCTTCTACTCTTGTTGAACTTCAGTTCTATTTAG
- the LOC127946823 gene encoding prosaposin receptor GPR37-like, protein MEMQYLTVVFSLFVCCELSVVLALSNNTTYFTSKNASSYKVREINTDGHERPVTLNEISYGTGKKPKDVLSSTRTTINLTSVNRSYKTMVGAFYRQKDEITYQMDKNRKTKSFLRKMKGEIRVNRRYRRQERVTARNESDWNRTINEFERVASMPKPVAQIQPTDFPTEITSIPEWGTSPVEDYEEVFTPLIPFNTQSKTPGVKNPFYPVTGESYGAYAVMCISILIFTVGIVGNIAIMCIVCHNYYMRSISNSLLANLALWDFVILFFCLPLVVFHELTKDWLLGEFSCKIIPYLEVASLGVTTFTLCALCIDRFRAASNVQLYYEMIENCISTAAKLTVIWLGALLLALPELLIRQLVREEREPPEVIPCEHCVIRISTALPDTLYVLGLTYNSARLWWYFGCYFCLPTLFTIISSVVTARKIRKAERTSVRGNRKQIQLESQMNCIVVALAILYGFCIIPENISNIVSVYMATGVPRRTLDILHLVSQMMLFFKSAVTPVLLLVLCRPFSKAFLDCCCCCFEECGPPKSSEPNSDGNDQDGTTELELSPYSTVARRDPSTFPIAGTHC, encoded by the exons ATGGAAATGCAATATTTAACTGTAGTATTTAGTTTGTTCGTTTGTTGTGAACTCTCAGTAGTTCTCGCGCTTAGCAATAATACGACATATTTCACGTCAAAGAACGCTTCATCATATAAAGTGCGTGAAATCAATACAGACGGACATGAACGACCagtaactttaaatgaaatcagtTATGGAACGGGTAAGAAACCCAAAGACGTGCTTTCATCGACCAGGACTACGATCAACTTAACGTCTGTGAATAGGAGCTATAAAACAATGGTAGGAGCGTTTTACAGGCAAAAGGATGAAATTACTTATCAAATGGacaaaaacaggaaaacaaaatcATTTCTGAGGAAAATGAAAGGCGAAATTCGCGTAAACCGTCGTTATCGTCGACAGGAAAGAGTGACGGCGCGAAATGAGTCTGACTGGAATCGAACTATAAATGAATTTGAGCGCGTGGCGTCAATGCCGAAGCCTGTAGCGCAGATCCAGCCCACAGACTTTCCCACTGAGATCACGTCTATCCCTGAATGGGGCACCTCACCTGTGGAGGACTATGAGGAAGTCTTCACCCCGTTAATTCCCTTTAATACACAGTCAAAAACTCCAGGGGTTAAGAATCCTTTTTACCCCGTGACAGGTGAATCGTACGGTGCATATGCTGTCATGTGCATCTCCATCCTCATATTCACTGTGGGAATTGTTGGGAATATAGCAATCATGTGCATAGTGTGTCACAATTACTACATGAGAAgcatttcaaactctttgctgGCCAACCTCGCCCTGTGGGATTTTGTCATCCTGTTTTTCTGCTTGCCACTTGTTGTATTCCATGAACTCACTAAGGACTGGCTCCTTGGGGAATTCTCCTGTAAAATCATTCCATACCTTGAG GTGGCGTCTTTAGGAGTAACTACCTTCACTCTTTGTGCTTTGTGCATTGACCGTTTCCGTGCCGCGAGCAACGTCCAGCTGTACTACGAGATGATCGAGAACTGCATCTCCACTGCAGCCAAGCTAACCGTGATCTGGCTTGGTGCTCTGCTCCTCGCCCTGCCCGAGCTCCTCATCCGGCAACTGGTGAGAGAGGAGCGCGAGCCTCCAGAGGTGATACCGTGCGAACATTGTGTAATCCGAATCTCCACGGCTCTCCCGGACACGCTTTATGTGCTCGGACTCACCTACAACAGCGCTCGCCTATGGTGGTACTTTGGCTGCTACTTCTGCCTGCCCACCCTCTTCACCATCATCAGTTCGGTGGTAACCGCACGCAAAATCCGCAAGGCTGAGCGAACCAGCGTCCGAGGCAACCGCAAGCAGATCCAACTGGAAAGCCAAATGAACTGCATCGTGGTTGCTTTGGCTATACTGTACGGCTTTTGCATCATTCCGGAGAACATCAGCAACATCGTATCAGTGTACATGGCTACTGGCGTGCCACGGCGCACGCTAGATATCTTGCATCTGGTGAGTCAGATGATGCTGTTCTTCAAGTCCGCAGTTACACCTGTCCTGCTTCTGGTGCTCTGTCGGCCCTTCAGCAAAGCCTTCCtggactgctgctgctgctgttttgaGGAGTGCGGCCCACCAAAGTCCTCCGAGCCCAACAGTGATGGCAACGATCAGGACGGCACCACCGAGCTGGAGCTGTCACCCTACAGCACTGTAGCCCGCAGGGATCCATCTACCTTCCCAATAGCGGGAACGCACTGCTAA